In the genome of Flavobacterium panacagri, one region contains:
- the sucC gene encoding ADP-forming succinate--CoA ligase subunit beta → MNIHEYQGKEILASYGVRVQRGIVANNAVEAVAAAKQLTAETGTGWHVIKAQIHAGGRGKGGGVKLAKNLQQVEELAEQIIGMQLITPQTPPEGKKVNKILVAEDVYYPGESETSEFYVSVLLNRGTGRNMIMYSTEGGMDIEEVAEHTPHLIFTEEVDPSVGLQGFQARRIAFNLGLSGNAFKEMVKFIDALYNAYIGSDASMFEINPVLKTSDNKILAVDAKVNIDDNALYRQPKYAEMRDIREENPIEVEAKEVGLNYVDLDGTVGCMVNGAGLAMATMDLIKYAGFEPANFLDVGGTADAKRVETAFRIILKDPNVKAILINIFGGIVRCDRVAQGVVDAYKNMGDAIKVPIIVRLQGTNAEIAKELIDNSGMPILSAVQFQEAADQVKAALS, encoded by the coding sequence ATGAACATACACGAATATCAAGGAAAAGAAATTTTAGCGAGTTACGGAGTACGCGTACAACGCGGAATTGTGGCTAACAATGCGGTTGAAGCTGTAGCTGCTGCAAAACAATTAACTGCCGAAACTGGTACAGGATGGCATGTAATAAAAGCACAAATTCACGCAGGTGGTCGTGGAAAAGGTGGTGGAGTTAAGCTGGCAAAAAACTTACAACAAGTTGAAGAGTTAGCAGAACAAATCATCGGAATGCAATTGATTACGCCTCAGACTCCGCCAGAAGGTAAAAAAGTAAACAAAATTTTAGTAGCTGAAGATGTTTACTATCCTGGAGAAAGCGAAACTTCTGAATTTTATGTTTCTGTTTTATTGAATAGAGGTACAGGACGCAACATGATCATGTATTCTACTGAAGGAGGAATGGATATCGAAGAAGTTGCTGAGCACACTCCACACTTAATCTTTACTGAAGAAGTTGATCCTTCTGTAGGATTACAAGGTTTCCAAGCAAGAAGAATTGCTTTCAATTTAGGTCTTTCTGGAAATGCTTTCAAAGAAATGGTGAAATTCATCGATGCACTTTACAATGCTTACATTGGTTCTGATGCTTCTATGTTTGAAATCAACCCAGTTTTAAAAACATCTGATAACAAAATCTTAGCTGTTGATGCTAAAGTTAACATCGACGATAACGCTTTATACAGACAACCTAAATATGCTGAAATGAGAGATATCCGTGAGGAGAATCCAATCGAAGTTGAAGCTAAAGAAGTTGGTCTAAACTATGTTGACCTTGACGGTACTGTAGGATGTATGGTAAACGGAGCTGGTCTTGCAATGGCAACTATGGATTTAATTAAATATGCTGGTTTTGAGCCTGCTAACTTCCTTGACGTAGGAGGAACTGCTGACGCAAAACGTGTTGAGACAGCTTTCAGAATTATCTTGAAAGATCCAAACGTAAAAGCTATTTTGATTAACATCTTCGGAGGTATCGTTCGTTGTGACCGTGTTGCTCAAGGTGTTGTTGACGCTTACAAAAACATGGGTGACGCTATTAAAGTGCCAATTATTGTTCGTTTGCAAGGAACAAATGCTGAAATTGCAAAAGAATTAATTGACAATTCTGGTATGCCAATCTTATCTGCAGTTCAATTTCAAGAAGCTGCTGACCAAGTTAAAGCTGCTCTTTCTTAA
- a CDS encoding DUF5694 domain-containing protein, with protein sequence MQKIILLLAIITLNLTSAQTKKKQILLVGTFHYANPGLDVAQLNNFNIMSEKSQKELETMSDKIKKFGPDKIFVEWEFSKQSDLDKLYNKNTDSLFKTNKNEITQLALRTAKKLNHKKLYGMNLYTSFPYDSLMMAMEKANQKDLMEKNKLMTQNFEKQHNERIRKSSLQEMMLYYNTKQAENENLQWYLEIANRAGNPDDFSGPSLVSNWYKRNLYMYSLIQKLTESTDNKIMILVGAGHAAIIRGFIEHDPTFEIVDLATVLK encoded by the coding sequence ATGCAAAAAATCATTTTATTACTAGCAATTATTACATTAAACTTAACTTCTGCTCAAACCAAGAAAAAACAGATCTTATTGGTTGGAACTTTTCATTATGCAAATCCAGGTCTTGATGTTGCTCAGCTAAATAATTTCAATATCATGTCTGAAAAAAGTCAAAAAGAACTCGAAACAATGAGTGACAAAATCAAAAAATTTGGGCCTGATAAAATATTTGTAGAATGGGAATTTAGTAAACAATCCGATTTAGATAAGTTGTACAACAAAAACACCGATAGTCTTTTTAAAACCAACAAAAACGAAATAACACAACTAGCACTTCGCACTGCTAAGAAACTGAATCATAAAAAATTATATGGGATGAATCTTTATACTTCTTTTCCGTATGATAGTTTAATGATGGCAATGGAAAAAGCAAACCAAAAGGACTTAATGGAGAAAAATAAATTGATGACTCAAAATTTTGAAAAACAACATAACGAAAGAATTAGAAAAAGCTCGTTACAGGAAATGATGTTGTATTACAATACAAAACAAGCCGAAAATGAAAATCTTCAATGGTATTTGGAAATAGCAAACAGAGCAGGAAATCCAGATGATTTCTCAGGGCCATCTTTAGTTTCAAATTGGTACAAAAGAAATTTATATATGTATTCTTTAATTCAGAAATTGACGGAAAGCACAGATAATAAAATAATGATTTTAGTTGGCGCTGGTCATGCTGCGATTATTAGAGGCTTTATAGAACATGATCCTACATTCGAAATTGTAGATTTGGCAACTGTTTTGAAATAA